One segment of Urocitellus parryii isolate mUroPar1 chromosome 5, mUroPar1.hap1, whole genome shotgun sequence DNA contains the following:
- the LOC144254853 gene encoding uncharacterized protein LOC144254853 encodes MDFSVGLHLGPRKKKVAYQEPPTPSGHSPPTTFPCLPCHPSVCTCSCPACPPPTYSCTACPSYAATCPSCPSLPGPPCTCSCPPCPACPPLTCPHTSCVPCSGPPLTCCHPSSCPIYPCSKGQGACWSSRSSHLACSDSYGCCQGAACGLPGSTGCCNFCLRRRRASQGRCLIV; translated from the coding sequence ATGGATTTCTCTGTGGGCCTACACTTGGGGCCTAGGAAAAAGAAGGTTGCCTACCAAGAGCCCCCTACACCCTCTGGGCACAGTCCACCAACTACCTTTCCCTGCCTGCCCTGTCACCCCTCTGTGTGTACCTGCTCCTGCCCTGCCTGTCCCCCTCCCACCTACTCCTGCACTGCCTGTCCCTCCTATGCAGCTACCTGCCcatcctgtcccagcctccctgggcctccctgcaCCTGCTCCTGCCCTCCTTGCCCTGCCTGTCCTCCCCTGACTTGTCCCCATACCTCCTGTGTCCCCTGCTCCGGTCCACCCCTGACCTGCTGCCACCCCTCCTCTTGCCCCATTTACCCTTGTTCCAAGGGCCAAGGTGCCTGTTGGAGTTCCCGGAGTTCCCACTTGGCCTGTAGTGATAGCTATGGCTGTTGCCAAGGGGCAGCTTGCGGGCTTCCAGGCTCCACTGGTTGCTGTAACTTCTGCCTAAGGAGACGGCGTGCTTCTCAGGGGCGCTGTCTGATTGTCTAG